One Acidimicrobiia bacterium genomic window carries:
- a CDS encoding DEAD/DEAH box helicase, whose amino-acid sequence MSGAARAEFEARRPFPLDDFQRRALDALDAGRSVLVAAPTGSGKTLVAEYAVALALASGQKVFYTTPLKALSNQKFGDFARELGADQVGLLTGDNSINGEAPVVVMTTEVLRNMIYARSPTLDGLRYVVLDEVHYLQNRYRGAVWEEVIIHLPGAVDLVCLSATVSNAEEVADWIGTVRGDTAAIIEETRPVELQHLYAVGDRAGDAMLLLPTFVEGPDGELRPNPEASRLDQSGSRGPRPAGRRRGRLATPWREEVVDRLADERMLPAIVFVFSRAGCDAAVEQCVASGLRLTTSEEARALQHIAEAHTAELSADDLDALEYDAWLGGLLAGFAAHHAGMVPPMKEAVEEGFAAGLVKVVFATETLSLGINMPARSVVIEKLSKFTGEHHEFLTPGEYTQLAGRAGRRGIDDVGFVVVLWNPFVTFDQVAGLASRRTYALASSFRPTYNMAVNLVRRYPPDQARHLLNLSFAQYHADRDVVTLERLLEHNRELLARQQTAARTDRGDVDEYRAIAGELEAARRTAKAARPARLEALRPGDVVMSPRRGGRVVVLKQDRGRGGNRVLALTAGRDLVRLGPEDFHEKVRRVATIELPRPFRPHDQRFQRVAADALRRLPEVEEEDDRHDATRERVEELERALAAHPLADAPDRTRVLRAAYAADRLEKEIARQERRVAGRTESLARQLDRVLTVLEAWGYVEGWTLTSAGELLARLYTETDLVVAEALREGLLDGLDAGELAGLTSCFTYERRGPDADTIQPPAHWPSPRVAQRSRAIEKVWRDLMLSERDGRLPETRQPDPGLVPNVTGWARGDALATVLEDGELTGGDFVRNVKQCIDLLRQIGDVAPDPATAATARAAADACSRGVVAASSAVHVP is encoded by the coding sequence GTGAGCGGGGCCGCCCGGGCGGAGTTCGAGGCCCGACGCCCGTTCCCGCTGGACGACTTCCAGCGCCGGGCCCTCGATGCGCTCGACGCGGGTCGCTCGGTGCTGGTCGCCGCGCCGACGGGTTCGGGCAAGACGCTGGTCGCGGAGTACGCGGTCGCCCTCGCGCTCGCGTCGGGGCAAAAGGTCTTCTACACGACGCCGCTCAAGGCGCTGTCGAACCAGAAGTTCGGCGACTTCGCCCGCGAGCTCGGCGCGGACCAGGTCGGCCTGCTCACGGGGGACAACTCGATCAACGGCGAGGCGCCGGTCGTCGTGATGACGACCGAGGTGCTGCGCAACATGATCTACGCGCGCTCGCCGACGCTCGACGGCCTCCGCTACGTCGTGCTCGACGAGGTGCACTACCTCCAGAACCGCTACCGCGGCGCGGTGTGGGAAGAGGTGATCATCCACCTGCCCGGCGCCGTCGACCTCGTGTGTCTCTCCGCGACCGTGTCGAACGCCGAGGAGGTCGCCGACTGGATCGGCACCGTGCGCGGTGACACCGCCGCGATCATCGAGGAGACCCGGCCGGTCGAGCTCCAACACCTCTACGCCGTGGGCGACCGCGCCGGCGACGCGATGCTGCTCCTGCCCACGTTCGTCGAAGGTCCCGACGGCGAGCTGCGCCCGAATCCCGAGGCCTCGCGACTCGACCAGAGCGGATCGCGCGGTCCGCGTCCGGCGGGGCGCCGCCGCGGTCGGCTCGCGACACCGTGGCGCGAGGAAGTCGTCGACCGCCTCGCCGATGAGCGGATGCTGCCCGCCATCGTGTTCGTGTTCAGCCGCGCCGGCTGCGACGCCGCGGTCGAGCAGTGCGTCGCATCGGGCCTGCGCCTCACGACGAGCGAGGAGGCGCGCGCGCTCCAACACATCGCGGAGGCGCACACGGCCGAGCTCTCGGCCGACGACCTCGACGCGCTCGAGTACGACGCGTGGCTCGGCGGGCTGCTCGCGGGCTTCGCCGCGCACCACGCGGGCATGGTCCCGCCGATGAAGGAGGCGGTCGAGGAGGGCTTCGCGGCCGGGCTCGTGAAGGTCGTGTTCGCGACCGAGACACTCTCGCTCGGCATCAACATGCCCGCGCGCTCGGTGGTGATCGAGAAGCTCTCGAAGTTCACGGGCGAGCACCACGAGTTCCTCACGCCCGGCGAGTACACCCAGCTCGCAGGGCGCGCCGGCCGGCGGGGCATCGACGACGTCGGCTTCGTCGTCGTGCTCTGGAACCCGTTCGTGACGTTCGATCAGGTCGCGGGGCTCGCGAGCCGGCGCACCTACGCGCTCGCGTCGTCGTTCCGGCCGACGTACAACATGGCCGTCAACCTGGTGCGGCGCTATCCGCCGGACCAGGCCCGGCACCTCCTGAACCTCTCGTTCGCGCAGTACCACGCCGACCGCGACGTCGTGACCCTCGAACGGCTGCTCGAGCACAACCGTGAGCTGCTCGCGCGCCAGCAAACCGCGGCGCGCACCGACCGGGGCGACGTCGACGAGTACCGCGCGATCGCGGGCGAGCTCGAGGCCGCGCGCCGGACGGCGAAGGCCGCCCGCCCGGCCCGCCTCGAGGCCCTGCGCCCCGGCGACGTCGTCATGTCACCCCGGCGCGGTGGACGGGTCGTCGTGCTGAAGCAGGATCGCGGGCGGGGCGGCAATCGCGTGCTCGCGCTCACCGCCGGGCGCGACCTCGTGCGGCTCGGCCCGGAGGACTTCCACGAGAAGGTTCGCCGGGTTGCGACGATCGAGCTCCCGAGGCCGTTCCGGCCGCACGATCAGCGCTTTCAACGGGTCGCCGCCGATGCGCTGCGTCGCCTGCCCGAGGTCGAGGAGGAAGACGACCGTCACGACGCGACGCGCGAGCGGGTGGAGGAGCTCGAGCGCGCGCTCGCCGCGCACCCACTCGCGGACGCGCCCGACCGCACGCGGGTGTTGCGGGCTGCGTACGCGGCGGATCGGCTCGAGAAGGAGATCGCGCGCCAGGAGCGTCGGGTCGCGGGTCGGACCGAGAGCCTCGCCCGGCAGCTCGACCGCGTGCTCACGGTGCTCGAGGCGTGGGGGTACGTCGAGGGCTGGACGCTCACGAGCGCGGGCGAGCTCCTCGCCCGGCTCTACACCGAGACCGACCTCGTCGTCGCGGAGGCGCTCCGCGAGGGATTGCTCGACGGGCTCGACGCCGGCGAGCTCGCGGGCCTCACGTCGTGCTTCACGTACGAGCGACGGGGGCCCGACGCCGACACGATCCAGCCCCCGGCGCACTGGCCGAGCCCGCGGGTCGCGCAGCGCTCGCGGGCTATCGAGAAGGTCTGGCGCGACCTGATGCTCTCCGAACGCGACGGTCGGCTGCCGGAGACCCGCCAGCCCGATCCCGGGCTCGTGCCCAACGTCACCGGGTGGGCGCGGGGCGACGCGCTCGCGACCGTGCTCGAGGACGGGGAGCTCACGGGTGGCGACTTCGTGCGCAACGTGAAGCAGTGCATCGACCTGCTCCGTCAGATCGGCGACGTCGCCCCCGACCCCGCGACCGCCGCGACCGCGCGCGCGGCGGCCGACGCGTGCTCACGCGGCGTCGTCGCGGCGTCGAGCGCCGTGCACGTGCCGTGA
- a CDS encoding FAD-dependent thymidylate synthase produces MLYVPEQFSEDEIVKLRPYFTNLDQPVFALTNLPEVVKGALFARYSRSDKSLRRLFLDEFVADLDLSGDLTVDASVGLKRAEQLYDRVFLEYGDDSVAQLGGVHLACEQASNLLTKVLERGRLMAYLEQSTRYIPYDSRLGGRYRYFRDPQVCESRFGTRYVGDMDALFDIYRDLLPSMMDWARARYPKDAGDSDFVYKQTIRAKACDSVRGVLPAATISNVGIYGTGQAYEALLMRMRAHPLPEAHEYAAMMLEELRKVIPSFLTRVDRPERGGEWIDYLQSTRTRTESVVEQIFADVEPEPAAEVTLGDFDPDGEDKVLAAICYSYSSLPEAQLLERVRRMGVDERAALITAYVGERHNRRHRPGRAFERTAYRFDVLGDYGAFRDLQRHRMLTIEWQSLTPNHGYEIPESVREAGQDARFEEGLERSSALYDTLVDWFPHQAPYAVSLAYRMRYSMQMNAREAMHVLELRSSPQGHPAYRRIAQEMHRLIEVQAGHRAIAKAMRHVDHQTYELERLASERAAEAKRTAARH; encoded by the coding sequence ATGCTGTATGTGCCGGAGCAGTTCAGCGAGGACGAGATCGTCAAGCTCCGGCCCTACTTCACGAACCTCGACCAGCCGGTCTTCGCGCTCACGAACCTGCCCGAGGTCGTGAAGGGGGCGCTGTTCGCGCGCTACTCGCGTTCGGACAAGAGTCTGCGTCGCCTCTTCCTCGACGAGTTCGTCGCCGACCTCGATCTGAGCGGCGACCTCACCGTCGACGCCAGCGTCGGTCTCAAGCGCGCCGAGCAGCTCTACGACCGCGTGTTCCTCGAATACGGCGACGACTCCGTCGCGCAGCTCGGTGGCGTGCACCTCGCGTGCGAGCAGGCGTCGAACCTCCTCACGAAGGTGCTCGAACGCGGCCGGCTCATGGCCTACCTCGAGCAGTCGACGCGCTACATCCCGTACGATTCGCGCCTCGGCGGCCGCTATCGCTACTTCCGCGACCCGCAGGTCTGCGAGTCGCGCTTCGGCACCCGTTACGTCGGCGACATGGACGCACTGTTCGACATCTACCGCGACCTGCTGCCGTCGATGATGGACTGGGCCCGCGCCCGCTATCCGAAGGACGCGGGCGACTCCGACTTCGTCTACAAGCAGACGATCCGCGCCAAAGCGTGCGACTCCGTCCGCGGTGTGCTGCCCGCGGCGACGATCTCGAACGTCGGCATCTACGGCACCGGGCAGGCGTATGAGGCGCTGCTCATGAGGATGCGTGCGCACCCGCTGCCCGAGGCGCACGAATACGCGGCGATGATGCTCGAAGAGCTGCGCAAGGTCATCCCGTCGTTCCTCACCCGCGTCGACCGGCCCGAACGCGGCGGCGAGTGGATCGATTACCTCCAGTCGACGCGTACTCGCACCGAGTCGGTCGTCGAGCAGATCTTCGCCGACGTCGAGCCCGAGCCCGCAGCCGAAGTGACGCTCGGTGACTTCGATCCCGACGGCGAGGACAAGGTGCTCGCCGCCATCTGCTACTCGTACTCGTCGCTGCCCGAAGCCCAGTTGCTGGAACGGGTGCGGCGCATGGGTGTCGACGAGCGCGCCGCGCTGATCACCGCGTACGTGGGGGAGCGGCACAATCGCCGGCACCGGCCCGGGCGCGCGTTCGAACGCACTGCGTACCGATTCGACGTGCTCGGCGACTACGGCGCGTTCCGCGACCTGCAACGCCATCGCATGTTGACGATCGAGTGGCAGTCGCTCACACCGAACCACGGCTACGAGATTCCGGAATCGGTGCGCGAAGCGGGACAAGACGCGCGCTTCGAAGAAGGACTGGAGCGATCGTCGGCCCTGTACGACACGCTCGTCGACTGGTTCCCGCACCAGGCCCCGTACGCGGTGTCGCTCGCGTACCGCATGCGCTACTCGATGCAGATGAACGCTCGTGAGGCGATGCACGTGCTCGAGCTGCGCAGCTCGCCGCAGGGTCATCCGGCGTACCGACGCATCGCGCAGGAGATGCACCGACTCATCGAAGTGCAAGCCGGCCATCGCGCGATCGCGAAGGCGATGCGACACGTCGATCATCAGACGTACGAGCTCGAACGACTCGCGTCGGAACGCGCCGCGGAAGCGAAACGTACGGCCGCGCGTCACTGA
- a CDS encoding DUF4193 family protein produces the protein MSDDEFDEPEIDEEDVEDDDIIDDDDLADEDIDDDDDVIGEEADDAAAIPDDPAAIVEVPVATPVVEEGDEEDDEVVDLDEELHPDDVEEALDVVLRERTAAAGLEDEEDEEVEPDDRGEGGTKIVPRRPGEFLCSSCFLVLPRNQLADEKRLLCRDCV, from the coding sequence ATGAGCGACGACGAGTTCGACGAGCCCGAGATCGATGAGGAAGACGTCGAGGACGACGACATCATCGACGACGACGACCTCGCCGACGAGGACATCGACGACGACGACGACGTCATCGGCGAAGAAGCCGACGACGCCGCCGCGATCCCCGACGACCCTGCCGCGATCGTCGAGGTGCCGGTTGCCACTCCCGTCGTCGAGGAGGGCGACGAGGAGGACGACGAGGTCGTCGACCTCGACGAGGAGCTGCACCCCGACGACGTCGAGGAGGCGCTCGACGTCGTGCTGCGCGAGCGCACCGCGGCGGCCGGGCTCGAAGACGAAGAGGACGAGGAAGTGGAGCCCGACGATCGGGGCGAAGGGGGGACCAAGATCGTTCCCCGCCGCCCGGGTGAGTTCCTCTGCTCGAGCTGCTTCCTCGTGCTGCCTCGCAACCAGCTCGCCGACGAGAAGCGTCTGCTCTGTCGAGACTGCGTGTGA